The window CCGCCGCACAGGAGGTGAGTGATGCTTCTCCCGAAGCGCACCAAGTACCGCAAGCAGTTCCGTGGCCGCATGCGCGGCGACGCCAAGGGCGGCGACTACGTCGCGTTCGGCGACTACGGCCTGGTCGCGATGGAGCCCGCCTGGGTCCGCAGCAACCAGATCGAAGCCTGCCGTATCGTCATGAGCCGTCACTTCCGCCGCGGCGGCAAGATCTACATCCGGATCTTCCCCGACAAGCCCGTCACCAAGAAGCCCGCCGAAACCCGAATGGGTAAAGGTAAGGGTGCCGTGGAGTTCTGGGTGGCCGTCGTCAAGCCGGGCCGAGTGATGTTCGAGGTGTCCGGCGTGACCGAGGAGCAGGCCAAGGAAGCCTTCCGGCTTGCCGGGCACAAGCTCCCCATCGGCACCAAGATGGTGAAGCGCGAGGTATATGATGAAGCTCAGTGAGATGCGCGAGCTGGACGCTGCCGCCTTCGAGAAGGAAGTGGCCGCCCGCAAGAAGGAACTGATGGAGCTGCGCTTTCAGGGCGCGATCGGCAATCTGGACAAGCCCCACCGCGTGACCCAGCTCCGCCGTGAAGTGGCCCAGCTGCTGACCGTTCAGAGCGAACAGCAGAGGAGCAAGTAATGGCACAGAAGACCCTCACGGGCGTCGTGGTGAGCGACAAGGCCGACAAGACCGTCAGCGTCAAGGTCGAGCGCCGCTTCACGCACCCGCTCTACGGCAAGGTCGTGACCCGCAGCCAGAAGTACGCGGCGCACGACGAGACCAACCAGTACCGTCTCGGCGACACCGTCGAGATCCTGTCGGTCCGTCCGATCTCCAAGACCAAGACCTGGAAGGTCACCAAGCTCGTCGACCGCCCCCGCGGCATCGAGACGACCGTGGTCGAGACCGAGGAAGCCGGTCAGGCCAACCAGGCTGCGGGCGGTGAAGCATGATTTCCGTTCAGACCCGTCTGGACGTCGCCGACAACAGCGGCGCCAAGGAACTCATGTGCATCCGCGTGCTGAACAGCGGTATCGGCGGCAAGGGCCTGACGAAGGGCGGCGGCGGTAACAAGCGCTACGCCCACGTCGGTGACATCATCGTCGCTTCCGTCAAGGACGCCGCCCCGCGCGGCACCGTCAAGAGCGGCGACGTCGTCAAGGCCGTCGTCGTGCGCACCAGCTTCGCGGTGAAGCGCGCCGACGGCAGCACCA of the Deinococcus aquiradiocola genome contains:
- the rpsQ gene encoding 30S ribosomal protein S17 — translated: MAQKTLTGVVVSDKADKTVSVKVERRFTHPLYGKVVTRSQKYAAHDETNQYRLGDTVEILSVRPISKTKTWKVTKLVDRPRGIETTVVETEEAGQANQAAGGEA
- the rplP gene encoding 50S ribosomal protein L16, which produces MLLPKRTKYRKQFRGRMRGDAKGGDYVAFGDYGLVAMEPAWVRSNQIEACRIVMSRHFRRGGKIYIRIFPDKPVTKKPAETRMGKGKGAVEFWVAVVKPGRVMFEVSGVTEEQAKEAFRLAGHKLPIGTKMVKREVYDEAQ
- the rpmC gene encoding 50S ribosomal protein L29 codes for the protein MKLSEMRELDAAAFEKEVAARKKELMELRFQGAIGNLDKPHRVTQLRREVAQLLTVQSEQQRSK
- the rplN gene encoding 50S ribosomal protein L14, which encodes MISVQTRLDVADNSGAKELMCIRVLNSGIGGKGLTKGGGGNKRYAHVGDIIVASVKDAAPRGTVKSGDVVKAVVVRTSFAVKRADGSTIRFDKNAAVIINNNGEPRGTRVFGPVARELRDRRFMKIVSLAPEVL